A genomic segment from Dermacentor silvarum isolate Dsil-2018 chromosome 11, BIME_Dsil_1.4, whole genome shotgun sequence encodes:
- the LOC119432736 gene encoding uncharacterized protein LOC119432736, with translation MSHILVKWVEDEKWDVYPVSALADADVAFRLISQQGCIKQLRGTVHRVSWKEGAPPAVAELLAFGNPQQLEKKRARLVSEAAAQSDLPTENINSCSTCAAQVKQLVEENEALRAEVERMKRTAEERDHVAEAAKLVKRLRKALGNVETKTQQAAEPVVACPKGSFANCFYRG, from the exons ATGTCGCACATTCTTGTGAAATGGGTGGAGGACGAAAAGTGGGACGTATATCCCGTCAGTGCCCTGGCCGACGCGGATGTGGCCTTCCGCTTAATATCCCAGCAGGGATGCATCAAACAACTGCGCGGAACGGTTCACCGCGTGAGCTGGAAGGAAGGAGCGCCACCAGCCGTGGCAGAACTTCTTGCCTTCG GAAATCCACAGCAACTCGAAAAAAAGAGAGCCCGTCTCGTGTCGGAGGCTGCTGCGCAATCTGATCTGCCAACAGAAAAC ATCAACTCATGCAGCACCTGTGCTGCTCAGGTAAAGCAGCTTGTCGAAGAGAATGAGGCTCTCAGAGCTGAAGTAGAGAGGATGAAGCGGACGGCAGAGGAGCGCGATCACGTTGCTG AGGCAGCCAAATTAGTGAAAAGGCTGCGAAAGGCCCTGGGTAACGTCGAAACCAAAACACAACAAGCAGCTGAACCTGTTGTTGCTTGCCCAAAG